Proteins encoded together in one Planctomyces sp. SH-PL14 window:
- a CDS encoding DUF6268 family outer membrane beta-barrel protein, with the protein MAETDGSSASTDLPDFGHSPESTEETTEETEPGDDAPPDSVAFGGNDGPLASPGQEPGPLVGPGEPGPFSLRWLRNPFAPYHPAPVPQRGGFFDPMDQLTDSDGRPPGIDGPDGPGGPGGPDGGPDGGPPGGFGGQDEPGYAATWYPSAAVAGQGTELGVFHQRLGVDVPLWFQGADALMMSLSVDETHFSGRATLPDTQRAFPSDLWNIQVGLKHIHQYANGWTSMLMFDVGSASDKPFQAVRDVSVQLGGFLIIPARNERDSWMLGVLYSPLGSPSFPIPLISYHWKPSDTFEMNIGLPSNLKWQATDRLSFDLSYFPILSIDALATYKLTEQLHLYGGYQNISRSWFLADRVHRNDQFFANERRLSYDDRGRVVEQVQNYQESLSSSSSSSGGGCSGSDDINVTVQTSYNADGNVATLTAVNSQTGNQVTTYVYGTTLDTSDIATSMLKRKEIYPDSEDDDDVITFRYNRQSQVTTRTDQNGTVHAYDYDRQGRMVQDRVTTLGAGVDGAVRRIGTTYDIRGLRHKITSYDNPTVGAGTVLNEVLSEYNDFSQLVTEYQAHEGAVNTSTTPNVQYSYANGSNNTIRPLTLVYPNGRTLTYDYGAANEMSDAASRIEAIVDDDDTRLVEYSYLGRGTFVVADDTEPQVKWTLVDLDGDDDPDTGDIYSGLDRFGRVKDNRWYNYDAEEDVDRLQYGYDRASNRLWRKNLAATALGKEFDELYSYDGTHRLKDMGRGLLNGTNTALTSQTFAQCWTLDTTGNWSGMKEADTGGAWTLEQTRTASEVNEITGITNTVGSAWAQAVYDRAGSMTEMPQPKTPTDAYQATYDAWNRMTKIADDEEVVSEYQYDGRRFRIVTIEAPEMPPSSSSSSLPAYITRHAYFTARWQSIEERVEPFTTAVRHHVWSIQYIDALILQDFGDNGAETFAERLYGSQSVEWDTCGLFDATGEVRERFAYCQYGSIDVLTPEFAPRLFLQPSWNTLFRGYSLDRITDLYSVRHRNYSTALGGWLQRDPLTYTDGTSLYRAYFVPSDVDPFGLAKNICTRATTPTEGAWGSFRSVGATGTVQLAGVVDRPGVLTQGEAAATQIGCVAERKVTAEYICHPCCWRTPPKGNRVTLTRMQHSRMYPIAVGLEADIFVEGASVGIPVPGLPQGVPGPGITVFEHFADRGQINADAKCGTVNKGIIVPLEPTLQLLPGTMSCTAGSDNLTPEYPAMEIPQ; encoded by the coding sequence GTGGCGGAGACCGACGGATCGTCTGCCTCCACCGACCTGCCCGACTTCGGCCACTCGCCCGAGTCGACGGAAGAGACAACGGAAGAGACGGAGCCGGGCGACGACGCTCCGCCCGATTCGGTCGCGTTCGGCGGAAACGATGGGCCGCTGGCCTCCCCAGGCCAGGAGCCAGGGCCTCTCGTCGGGCCCGGCGAGCCGGGACCGTTCTCTCTTCGCTGGCTCCGGAATCCCTTCGCTCCATATCACCCGGCACCCGTACCCCAACGAGGCGGCTTCTTCGACCCCATGGACCAGCTCACCGACTCCGACGGCAGACCGCCAGGCATCGACGGCCCCGATGGGCCTGGCGGTCCCGGTGGCCCGGATGGCGGTCCGGACGGCGGTCCTCCGGGGGGCTTTGGCGGCCAGGACGAGCCGGGCTACGCCGCGACCTGGTACCCCTCGGCGGCAGTCGCCGGACAAGGGACCGAACTGGGGGTCTTCCATCAGCGGCTGGGAGTCGACGTCCCACTCTGGTTCCAGGGGGCCGACGCCCTGATGATGAGCCTCAGCGTCGACGAAACGCACTTCTCCGGCCGCGCGACGTTGCCGGACACCCAGCGGGCGTTCCCCTCCGACCTCTGGAATATCCAGGTCGGCTTGAAGCACATCCACCAGTACGCCAACGGCTGGACCAGCATGCTGATGTTCGACGTCGGCTCGGCCAGCGACAAACCGTTCCAGGCCGTTCGCGACGTCAGCGTCCAGCTCGGCGGGTTCCTGATCATCCCGGCCAGGAACGAGCGGGACTCCTGGATGCTCGGCGTCCTGTACTCGCCGCTCGGCTCCCCCAGCTTTCCAATCCCGCTGATTTCCTATCACTGGAAGCCCTCCGACACGTTCGAGATGAACATCGGCCTCCCGTCCAACCTCAAGTGGCAGGCGACCGACCGGCTCAGCTTCGACCTCTCCTACTTTCCGATCCTGAGCATCGACGCCCTGGCGACCTACAAGCTGACCGAGCAGCTCCATCTCTACGGCGGATATCAGAACATCTCCCGCTCCTGGTTCCTGGCCGACCGCGTGCACAGGAACGACCAGTTCTTCGCCAACGAACGGCGGCTGAGCTACGACGACCGGGGCCGGGTCGTCGAGCAGGTCCAGAACTACCAGGAGTCTCTCAGTTCCAGCAGTAGTTCCTCAGGCGGTGGCTGCAGCGGTTCGGACGACATCAATGTGACAGTCCAGACGAGCTACAACGCCGACGGGAACGTCGCGACCCTGACGGCGGTGAACAGCCAAACGGGAAACCAGGTGACGACATACGTCTACGGGACCACGCTTGACACGTCGGACATCGCCACGAGCATGCTCAAGCGGAAGGAGATCTATCCCGACTCGGAGGATGACGACGACGTCATCACGTTCCGGTACAACCGCCAGTCCCAGGTGACGACCCGCACCGATCAGAACGGCACGGTCCATGCCTACGACTACGACCGCCAGGGCCGGATGGTCCAAGATCGGGTGACAACTCTGGGAGCTGGCGTCGACGGAGCGGTCCGGCGGATCGGAACCACCTACGACATCCGAGGCCTCCGGCACAAGATCACGAGTTACGACAACCCAACGGTCGGGGCCGGAACGGTCTTGAACGAGGTGCTCTCCGAGTACAATGACTTCAGTCAGCTTGTGACGGAGTACCAGGCTCACGAGGGAGCAGTGAACACCTCGACAACACCGAATGTCCAGTACAGCTACGCCAACGGTTCGAACAACACGATCCGGCCGCTGACGCTGGTCTATCCGAATGGTCGGACGCTGACCTACGACTACGGGGCGGCCAACGAGATGTCCGACGCCGCTTCGCGGATCGAGGCGATCGTCGATGACGACGACACGCGGCTGGTCGAGTACAGCTACCTCGGCCGAGGGACGTTCGTGGTGGCGGATGACACGGAACCGCAGGTGAAGTGGACGCTGGTCGACCTCGATGGGGACGACGACCCCGACACCGGTGACATCTACTCCGGTCTCGACCGATTTGGGCGAGTGAAAGACAACCGGTGGTACAACTACGACGCCGAAGAGGACGTCGACCGGCTGCAATACGGGTATGACCGGGCATCAAACCGTCTGTGGCGGAAAAACCTGGCCGCAACCGCTCTCGGGAAGGAGTTCGACGAACTCTACAGCTACGATGGGACCCATCGCCTGAAGGACATGGGACGCGGCCTGCTCAACGGGACGAACACGGCTCTGACGAGCCAGACGTTCGCGCAGTGCTGGACGCTCGACACGACGGGCAACTGGTCGGGCATGAAGGAGGCCGACACGGGCGGAGCTTGGACGTTGGAGCAGACCCGCACAGCGAGCGAGGTGAACGAGATCACCGGCATCACCAACACGGTCGGGAGCGCCTGGGCACAAGCGGTGTACGACCGGGCGGGGAGTATGACCGAGATGCCCCAGCCGAAGACGCCGACGGACGCCTACCAGGCGACGTATGACGCCTGGAATCGCATGACCAAGATCGCCGACGATGAGGAGGTTGTCAGCGAGTACCAGTACGACGGACGGCGGTTCAGGATTGTGACAATCGAGGCTCCCGAAATGCCTCCCTCCTCTTCCAGTTCCAGCCTACCCGCCTACATCACCCGGCACGCATATTTCACGGCTCGATGGCAGTCGATCGAAGAGCGAGTCGAGCCATTCACAACAGCCGTCCGACACCACGTGTGGAGCATTCAGTACATTGACGCACTAATCCTGCAAGACTTCGGCGACAACGGCGCTGAGACATTTGCGGAACGGCTATATGGAAGCCAAAGCGTGGAGTGGGACACATGCGGCTTGTTTGACGCCACAGGCGAGGTTCGAGAGCGGTTTGCATATTGCCAGTACGGATCTATCGACGTATTGACTCCTGAATTTGCCCCTCGTCTATTTTTGCAACCAAGCTGGAATACTCTTTTTCGAGGCTATTCTTTAGACCGCATTACCGACCTATACAGTGTACGGCACCGCAACTATTCCACAGCATTAGGGGGGTGGCTGCAGCGAGACCCTCTGACATACACAGATGGGACCTCACTTTATCGTGCATATTTTGTCCCCTCGGACGTCGACCCATTCGGATTGGCAAAAAACATATGCACACGAGCCACGACCCCTACAGAGGGGGCATGGGGTTCTTTTCGTTCCGTGGGAGCGACAGGCACAGTGCAATTGGCGGGTGTTGTTGATCGCCCTGGGGTTTTGACCCAAGGAGAAGCTGCTGCCACACAGATCGGTTGCGTCGCAGAGAGAAAGGTTACCGCCGAGTACATTTGTCATCCTTGCTGCTGGAGGACTCCACCGAAGGGCAATCGGGTGACTCTTACCCGCATGCAGCACTCACGAATGTATCCTATTGCCGTTGGTCTGGAAGCTGACATCTTTGTTGAAGGAGCGTCAGTCGGAATACCTGTGCCTGGGTTGCCACAAGGAGTGCCAGGCCCCGGTATAACAGTTTTTGAGCACTTTGCAGACAGAGGCCAGATTAACGCCGACGCAAAATGTGGCACAGTGAACAAAGGGATTATTGTGCCACTTGAGCCCACACTGCAGTTGCTTCCGGGCACAATGAGTTGCACCGCGGGAAGTGACAACCTAACACCCGAATATCCGGCAATGGAGATCCCTCAGTAG
- a CDS encoding iron-sulfur cluster assembly scaffold protein has product MDHARSPFHHGPLPTATHSSWEWNPVCGDEVHLQLRIDPDGMVSAAHFEGRGCVVSQASASMLCEMIQGQAVFDLQKLDEQRVIQEIGIPLSPVRRNCALLAHRALLSLLASLREGSTSNDAQ; this is encoded by the coding sequence TTGGACCACGCCCGCTCTCCATTTCATCATGGGCCGCTCCCCACCGCGACCCATTCGTCGTGGGAATGGAACCCGGTGTGTGGCGATGAAGTGCATCTCCAGTTGAGGATCGATCCGGATGGAATGGTTTCTGCTGCACATTTCGAGGGCCGGGGCTGCGTTGTCAGCCAAGCGAGCGCATCGATGCTTTGCGAGATGATTCAGGGGCAGGCCGTTTTCGATTTGCAGAAGCTCGATGAACAGCGGGTGATACAGGAGATCGGCATTCCCCTCTCTCCTGTCCGGAGAAACTGCGCTCTGCTGGCTCACCGTGCCCTCCTCTCCTTACTGGCTTCCCTTCGCGAAGGATCGACTTCAAACGATGCTCAGTGA
- a CDS encoding glycosyltransferase, with amino-acid sequence MLSEICVIGFPSRVGGADTELDHQIRAWQALDVKVHLIHTGPVDDNLRSMKMEDRGCVIHAPCDWGACRGMHVISYCNGEFLKHLETIRRFAKSTTFVNCMTWLFDAEKEAHRKGLIDCFLYQTDHAREKVQNDLKGINERFRWQKVRPYFHLDDFPYHADRPDDRFRFARVSRDDPGKFHPSQMWVYETMVAPVLKEGVILGINDRIREKIGKEPNWIKGIPAGGAPAQEVYRMAHCVIQMAETYENLPRVGFEAMASGCVLIVDDRGGWREEVLHGQTGFLCGNEREFAYYASRAAFERAERRQMAERARTWLEEQWGMEQAKLGWSEFFSMLESLWPQGIYASPLCFMSVPHVPSAEAAAECRCLLSCPRLPVRLPRTADFGRRRPTTGQLRRRMGDCRPQTPLPLAPGKIQHLGRSGARRDSRRLGGR; translated from the coding sequence ATGCTCAGTGAGATTTGCGTCATTGGATTTCCGTCCCGCGTCGGGGGAGCGGATACAGAACTGGACCACCAGATCCGCGCCTGGCAGGCGTTGGACGTCAAGGTCCATCTCATCCATACGGGGCCAGTCGACGACAACCTCCGTTCCATGAAGATGGAGGACCGTGGCTGCGTGATCCATGCCCCCTGCGACTGGGGGGCGTGTCGCGGAATGCACGTCATTTCGTACTGCAACGGCGAGTTTCTCAAGCACCTGGAAACGATCCGCCGGTTCGCGAAATCGACGACATTCGTCAACTGCATGACCTGGCTGTTCGACGCCGAGAAGGAAGCCCACCGCAAAGGGCTGATTGACTGTTTCCTCTACCAGACCGACCACGCCCGCGAGAAGGTCCAGAACGACCTGAAGGGGATCAACGAGAGGTTCCGCTGGCAGAAGGTCCGCCCCTACTTCCACCTGGACGATTTTCCCTACCACGCGGACCGCCCCGACGACCGCTTCCGGTTTGCCCGCGTCTCCCGGGACGACCCCGGCAAGTTCCACCCGTCTCAGATGTGGGTATATGAAACGATGGTCGCTCCCGTCCTCAAAGAAGGGGTGATCCTGGGGATCAACGACCGGATCCGGGAGAAAATCGGCAAAGAACCGAACTGGATCAAAGGGATTCCCGCTGGCGGTGCACCGGCTCAGGAGGTGTACCGGATGGCACACTGCGTCATCCAGATGGCCGAGACCTACGAAAACCTTCCCCGCGTCGGCTTCGAGGCGATGGCGAGCGGCTGCGTCCTGATCGTCGACGACCGCGGCGGATGGCGGGAGGAAGTTCTCCACGGCCAGACGGGGTTCCTCTGCGGCAATGAGCGAGAGTTCGCTTACTACGCCTCGCGAGCCGCATTCGAGCGGGCGGAGCGCCGCCAGATGGCGGAGCGAGCGCGGACTTGGCTGGAAGAGCAATGGGGAATGGAGCAAGCGAAGTTAGGCTGGTCCGAGTTTTTCTCGATGCTTGAGTCTCTTTGGCCGCAAGGAATCTATGCCTCTCCCCTTTGTTTCATGTCTGTGCCCCACGTACCGTCGGCCGAGGCTGCTGCAGAATGCCGTTGCCTGCTTTCTTGCCCAAGACTACCCGTCCGCTTGCCGCGAACTGCTGATTTTGGACGACGCAGACCAACTACCGGACAGCTCCGGCGAAGGATGGGCGATTGTCGCCCTCAAACGCCGCTTCCGCTCGCTCCCGGAAAAATTCAACACCTTGGCCGGTCTGGCGCGCGGAGAGATTCTCGTCGTCTGGGAGGACGATGA
- a CDS encoding recombinase family protein codes for MKRFVALARVSSREQEREGFSLEVQEEALRRYALQHGGEIVRFFKIAETASKTDERKAFRELVRYAKQNAPGLDGLLFYKVDRAARNLFDYVELERLESEYNVPFISVSQPTENTPSGRMMRRTMANMASFYTEQQSVDVREGLARRVQEGWFVGKAPYGYRNVRKDGRSVVEVDPHAADNIRRMFHLYAYEPLTLDKLIDRLTEEGRVYRLPAMPFAKGSVHNILRDRAYIGEVEFRGNWYPGKQEPIVDRGTWDRVQAIVRGCVYHSHEMTYAGEFMTCGHCGHPITGERKTRQTKNGTREYVYYRCSRYTAVGHPRTRVPEAEFDRQILELFRRMKIQDPEVVEWFRAVLRSQSKDAQEESQAQNSELQRQRTLLITQQSRLIDMRIAEEIDQETFARKQTELRDRLASITLQLEVVDRSRSELADLAVKVFELSQTLSEKWLTADYATKRRILEIVCLNCRLDSGSLCPQMRKPFDVLAEGLLVPSSRGDRI; via the coding sequence ATGAAGCGTTTCGTCGCACTGGCACGGGTCAGCAGTCGCGAACAGGAACGGGAGGGGTTTTCGCTCGAGGTCCAGGAGGAGGCGCTCCGTCGGTACGCCCTTCAGCATGGAGGCGAGATCGTCCGGTTTTTCAAGATCGCTGAGACAGCCAGCAAGACCGATGAGCGGAAAGCGTTTCGCGAGTTGGTCCGGTACGCGAAGCAGAACGCCCCGGGCCTCGACGGGCTCTTGTTCTACAAGGTCGACCGAGCGGCGCGGAACCTGTTCGACTATGTCGAGCTCGAACGGCTCGAATCTGAGTACAACGTCCCGTTCATCTCAGTCAGCCAGCCGACGGAGAACACTCCGTCTGGCCGAATGATGCGGCGGACGATGGCCAATATGGCCAGCTTCTACACCGAGCAGCAGTCGGTGGATGTCCGGGAAGGACTCGCCCGGCGGGTGCAAGAAGGCTGGTTCGTCGGGAAAGCTCCGTACGGTTACCGGAACGTCCGCAAGGACGGCCGCAGCGTCGTTGAGGTCGATCCACACGCGGCCGACAACATCCGGCGGATGTTCCACCTCTACGCCTACGAGCCGCTGACGCTCGACAAGCTCATCGATCGTCTGACCGAGGAGGGCCGAGTCTACCGCCTGCCGGCGATGCCGTTCGCCAAAGGCTCGGTCCACAACATCCTCCGCGACCGGGCCTACATCGGAGAGGTCGAGTTCCGGGGCAATTGGTATCCGGGGAAGCAGGAGCCAATCGTCGACCGTGGAACCTGGGATCGAGTTCAGGCCATCGTCCGCGGCTGCGTCTATCACAGCCACGAGATGACCTACGCAGGCGAGTTCATGACGTGTGGTCATTGCGGACACCCGATCACGGGCGAGCGGAAGACGCGTCAGACAAAGAACGGCACGCGGGAGTACGTTTACTACCGTTGCTCGCGATACACCGCCGTAGGTCACCCCCGCACGCGGGTACCCGAAGCCGAGTTCGACCGGCAGATCCTTGAGCTCTTCCGCCGGATGAAGATTCAGGATCCGGAGGTCGTCGAATGGTTCCGCGCCGTGCTGCGGTCGCAGTCCAAGGACGCCCAGGAGGAGAGCCAAGCGCAGAACTCTGAACTCCAGCGCCAGCGAACGCTCCTCATCACTCAGCAGAGCCGTCTCATCGACATGCGGATCGCAGAGGAGATCGATCAAGAGACGTTCGCCCGGAAGCAGACTGAGCTACGCGACCGACTGGCTTCGATCACACTGCAGCTGGAGGTCGTCGACCGGTCGCGATCGGAACTGGCCGACTTGGCGGTGAAAGTGTTTGAACTTTCGCAAACGCTGTCTGAGAAGTGGCTTACAGCGGACTACGCGACGAAGCGGCGAATTCTCGAAATCGTCTGTTTGAACTGCCGCCTCGATAGCGGAAGTCTTTGCCCGCAAATGAGAAAGCCCTTCGACGTTCTCGCCGAAGGGCTTCTCGTTCCATCAAGTCGGGGTGACAGGATTTGA
- a CDS encoding PIG-L deacetylase family protein yields MPASRLKILIIGAHPDDCDLKAGGVTALYRKLGHDVRWISVTNGESGHHEMSGEPLATRRRQEAANAGNVFGISYDVLRFRDGYLQPTVEARFEMIALIRGYDPDLILTHRPNDYHPDHRATSQLVCDAAYMVTVPPIVPEVKALRRNPVIAYLADHFQRPYPFSPLVVVDVEPVLDQMVDAMDCHVSQFYEWLPYTGFFSEPLPTDPAERKAYLGREFRKRIAPMADLYRDLLVKTYGSERGKAIRYVEAFEPCEYGSPLTEANARTLFPFF; encoded by the coding sequence ATGCCTGCTTCGCGACTCAAGATCCTCATCATCGGCGCCCACCCCGACGACTGCGACCTCAAAGCCGGCGGCGTCACCGCCCTCTATCGCAAACTCGGCCACGACGTCCGCTGGATCAGCGTCACCAACGGCGAATCCGGCCACCACGAAATGAGCGGCGAACCCCTCGCCACCCGCCGCCGACAGGAAGCCGCCAACGCCGGCAACGTCTTCGGCATCTCCTACGACGTCCTCCGCTTCCGCGACGGCTACCTCCAACCCACCGTGGAAGCCCGCTTCGAAATGATCGCCCTCATCCGCGGCTACGACCCGGACCTGATCCTCACCCACCGCCCCAACGACTACCACCCGGATCACCGCGCCACGTCCCAGCTCGTCTGCGACGCCGCCTACATGGTGACCGTCCCGCCCATCGTCCCTGAGGTCAAAGCCCTCCGCCGCAACCCGGTCATCGCCTACCTCGCGGACCACTTCCAGCGGCCCTACCCGTTCTCCCCCCTCGTCGTCGTCGACGTCGAGCCGGTCCTCGACCAGATGGTCGACGCCATGGACTGCCACGTCTCGCAGTTCTACGAGTGGCTCCCCTACACCGGCTTCTTCAGCGAGCCGCTCCCGACCGATCCGGCGGAGCGAAAGGCCTACCTCGGCCGCGAGTTCCGCAAACGGATCGCCCCGATGGCGGACCTGTACCGTGACCTGCTCGTAAAGACCTACGGCTCCGAGCGCGGGAAAGCGATCCGCTACGTCGAGGCCTTCGAGCCCTGCGAGTACGGCTCACCCCTCACCGAAGCGAACGCCAGGACGCTCTTCCCGTTCTTCTGA
- a CDS encoding AAA family ATPase — translation MAEKRDFDDFLEKFHRHREVMVEELGKVVVGQEAVVEQIFAAIFTGGHCLLVGVPGLAKTLVVSTIAKILDVQFRRIQFTPDLMPSDITGTNVLEESDTGKREFRFVNGPVFTNILLADEINRTPPKTQAALLQSMQEREVTVGGVTYALPEPFFVIATQNPIEQEGTYPLPEAQLDRFMFNIKVDYPKLEEEERILASTTSGERPEVRKVLSSKAILYLQKQINQIEVGPLTINYIARLVRATRPGDGTAPAFVKELIDWGAGPRAGQYLIHGARAFAAMDGRAAVSFEDVRRVAIPVLRHRIAPNFQAQAEGNSSDDIIRRLLEAVPEPSVPKYERR, via the coding sequence ATGGCTGAGAAACGCGACTTCGACGACTTCCTCGAAAAGTTCCACCGCCACCGCGAGGTCATGGTCGAGGAACTCGGCAAGGTCGTCGTCGGCCAGGAAGCGGTCGTCGAACAGATCTTCGCCGCCATCTTCACCGGCGGACACTGCCTCCTCGTCGGCGTCCCCGGACTCGCCAAAACCCTCGTCGTCAGCACGATCGCCAAGATCCTCGACGTCCAGTTTCGACGCATTCAGTTCACCCCCGATCTGATGCCCTCCGACATCACCGGGACGAACGTCCTCGAAGAGTCCGACACCGGCAAACGGGAATTCCGCTTCGTCAACGGCCCGGTCTTCACCAACATCCTCCTGGCCGACGAAATCAACCGGACCCCGCCCAAGACCCAGGCCGCACTCCTCCAGTCCATGCAGGAACGCGAAGTCACCGTCGGCGGCGTCACCTACGCCCTCCCGGAACCGTTCTTCGTCATCGCCACCCAGAACCCCATCGAGCAGGAAGGGACCTACCCCCTCCCGGAAGCCCAGCTCGACCGGTTCATGTTCAACATCAAGGTTGACTACCCCAAGCTCGAAGAAGAGGAACGCATCCTCGCCTCGACGACGAGCGGCGAGCGACCCGAAGTCCGCAAGGTCCTCTCATCCAAAGCGATCCTGTACCTGCAGAAGCAGATCAACCAGATCGAGGTCGGCCCGCTGACCATCAACTACATCGCCCGGCTGGTCCGCGCCACCCGCCCCGGCGACGGAACGGCTCCCGCCTTCGTGAAAGAACTGATCGACTGGGGAGCGGGCCCCCGAGCCGGACAATACCTCATCCACGGAGCCCGGGCCTTCGCCGCGATGGATGGCCGGGCCGCGGTGTCGTTCGAGGACGTCCGCCGCGTGGCGATCCCGGTCCTCCGGCACCGCATCGCCCCGAACTTCCAGGCCCAGGCCGAAGGGAACTCGAGCGACGACATCATCCGCCGCCTCCTCGAAGCGGTCCCCGAACCCTCCGTCCCGAAGTACGAACGCCGGTAG
- a CDS encoding AMP-binding protein has protein sequence MSDPSSVSTLSPAEAPWVEGLTIDLVLRRTAADHPDHDAVVFVHSGERWTWRAFERVVDEAARGLVSLGLQRGDHFGVWASNVPEWVILQFAAARAGVVLVTVNPAYRTRELEFALAQSEVRGLALIGRFKTSDFVAMLDEIDPALRGSPAAGIRSAKLPRLSWLIGLRGAEVPGLLPWRELLAAGQSVTDEQMAERADSLAPGDPINLQYTSGTTGNPKGVLLTHRNLLLNAFYAGERQRLTAADRICIPVPLYHCFGCVLGTLVAMVRGAAMIFPSESFHTRETLHAVSAERCTALYGVPTMFIAQLESPDFIVADTSSLRTGIMAGSPCPIELMKRVTSEMGIREITIGYGQTEASPLITMTRADDPLELRVSTVGRTLPGVEVRIVDPATGDEVPDGTSGELCCRGHNVMTGYYNMPEQTEQAIDPEGWLHTGDMALRRPDGYLRITGRLKDMIIRGGENISPREIEEVLHQHPGIEDAYVVGVPDHRWGEEVLACIRLRSAVNGAAATTAEEIRQFCGQRLAHFKVPHYVRFVDGFPTTVTGKIQKFRLREEAIRELGLEEEAGEETA, from the coding sequence ATGAGCGACCCGTCGTCCGTTTCCACTCTCTCCCCGGCCGAGGCTCCCTGGGTGGAGGGGCTCACGATCGATCTGGTCCTGCGACGGACCGCCGCGGACCATCCGGATCACGATGCCGTGGTCTTTGTTCACTCGGGAGAACGATGGACGTGGCGGGCCTTCGAACGAGTGGTCGATGAGGCGGCGCGGGGGCTCGTTTCCCTGGGACTGCAGCGGGGCGACCACTTCGGCGTGTGGGCTTCGAACGTTCCCGAGTGGGTCATTCTCCAGTTCGCTGCGGCGCGGGCCGGGGTGGTGCTTGTCACGGTCAATCCCGCTTATCGGACGCGCGAGTTGGAGTTCGCACTGGCTCAGTCGGAGGTCCGGGGGCTGGCACTCATCGGCCGGTTCAAGACGTCGGACTTCGTGGCGATGCTCGATGAGATCGACCCGGCGCTGCGTGGTTCGCCCGCCGCGGGGATTCGGAGCGCGAAGCTGCCTCGGCTGTCGTGGCTGATCGGGCTCCGCGGGGCGGAGGTTCCCGGGTTGCTGCCGTGGCGGGAGCTTCTGGCGGCGGGACAAAGTGTCACGGATGAGCAGATGGCCGAGCGGGCGGACTCGCTCGCACCCGGCGATCCGATCAACCTGCAGTACACCTCCGGGACGACCGGGAACCCCAAGGGGGTCCTGCTCACACACCGCAACCTGCTCCTCAACGCCTTCTATGCCGGGGAGCGCCAGCGGCTGACGGCGGCGGACCGGATCTGCATTCCGGTTCCGCTGTATCACTGCTTCGGCTGTGTCCTGGGAACGCTTGTCGCCATGGTCCGCGGGGCGGCGATGATCTTTCCTTCGGAGAGTTTTCATACGCGGGAAACGCTCCATGCGGTCTCGGCCGAGCGGTGCACGGCGCTCTACGGCGTCCCGACGATGTTCATCGCGCAGCTGGAAAGTCCGGACTTCATCGTTGCGGACACGTCGTCGCTCCGGACCGGGATCATGGCCGGGAGTCCCTGCCCGATCGAGCTCATGAAGCGGGTCACGAGCGAGATGGGGATCCGGGAGATCACGATCGGCTATGGGCAGACTGAGGCCTCGCCGCTGATCACGATGACCCGCGCGGACGATCCGCTGGAGCTCCGCGTCAGTACGGTCGGGCGGACGCTGCCGGGAGTTGAGGTCCGGATCGTCGATCCCGCGACCGGTGACGAGGTGCCGGACGGGACGTCGGGTGAGCTCTGCTGCCGCGGGCACAACGTCATGACCGGTTACTACAACATGCCGGAGCAGACGGAGCAGGCGATCGATCCCGAGGGGTGGCTGCACACGGGCGACATGGCGCTGCGGCGGCCCGACGGGTACCTGCGGATCACGGGGCGGCTCAAGGACATGATTATCCGCGGGGGCGAGAACATTTCGCCGCGGGAGATCGAGGAGGTGCTGCATCAGCATCCCGGGATCGAGGACGCCTATGTCGTCGGCGTGCCGGATCACCGCTGGGGGGAGGAGGTGCTGGCTTGTATCCGGCTGCGGAGCGCCGTGAACGGTGCCGCGGCCACGACGGCGGAGGAGATCCGGCAGTTCTGCGGACAGCGGCTGGCGCACTTCAAGGTGCCGCATTACGTGCGGTTCGTGGATGGCTTTCCGACGACGGTTACGGGGAAGATCCAGAAGTTCCGGCTGCGGGAGGAGGCGATCCGCGAGCTGGGATTGGAGGAGGAGGCCGGCGAGGAAACGGCGTGA